A single Candidatus Deferrimicrobiaceae bacterium DNA region contains:
- the rpoZ gene encoding DNA-directed RNA polymerase subunit omega, which translates to MARVTVEDCLENVNSHFELTVLAAKRAKQLLGGAGATIDTSERKEKPTVIALREIAQGKVRVRL; encoded by the coding sequence ATGGCAAGAGTAACCGTCGAAGATTGTCTCGAAAACGTCAACAGCCATTTCGAACTGACCGTCCTGGCCGCCAAGCGCGCCAAGCAGTTGCTGGGCGGGGCCGGAGCCACGATCGATACCTCCGAACGCAAGGAAAAGCCGACCGTCATCGCGCTTCGCGAGATTGCCCAGGGGAAAGTCCGGGTCCGTCTATAA
- a CDS encoding Trm112 family protein — protein sequence MTLDQELLDILACPGCKGPLIQSPDSKTLQCEHCRLRFPIEDDIPILLLDQAKSYE from the coding sequence ATGACTCTCGATCAGGAACTCCTCGATATCCTCGCCTGTCCCGGTTGCAAGGGACCGCTGATCCAGTCTCCCGATTCGAAGACGCTTCAGTGCGAACACTGCCGCCTGCGTTTCCCGATCGAGGACGATATTCCCATCCTCCTTCTAGACCAAGCTAAATCGTATGAATGA
- a CDS encoding YdcF family protein: MLLLLVVAFLLFGSLYPQYSASRLPRHSGAIAEAIFVLAGGDKRIVVGVKALKDGIGRELYILGTGHSAVPETVIPGYAGLSEDERRRIHLEGWSETTLENAVSAKTIVGERQYRSVVLVTSDYHLPRAYLAVRSAIPETVRIEVLTVNSRWTGSDARWRKIRLFFVESWKYWGYRLLLQWE, translated from the coding sequence TTGCTTCTGCTTCTCGTCGTCGCGTTCCTGCTGTTCGGCTCGCTTTACCCCCAGTATTCGGCATCCCGGCTGCCAAGGCATTCCGGGGCGATCGCCGAGGCCATCTTCGTGCTTGCCGGGGGGGACAAGAGGATCGTCGTCGGGGTCAAGGCGCTTAAAGACGGCATCGGACGCGAGCTCTACATCCTGGGAACGGGGCATTCCGCCGTTCCCGAAACGGTCATCCCCGGATATGCCGGGCTCAGTGAAGACGAGCGCCGGCGAATCCACCTCGAGGGATGGTCCGAGACGACGCTTGAAAATGCCGTATCGGCGAAAACCATCGTCGGCGAGCGGCAATACCGGAGTGTTGTCCTGGTGACCTCCGATTATCACTTGCCGCGCGCCTACCTCGCGGTGCGAAGCGCCATCCCCGAAACGGTCCGGATCGAAGTGCTGACGGTAAACTCACGCTGGACCGGAAGCGATGCCCGCTGGCGAAAGATCCGGCTGTTCTTCGTCGAATCCTGGAAGTACTGGGGTTACCGGCTTCTTCTGCAGTGGGAGTAG
- a CDS encoding YicC/YloC family endoribonuclease, with protein sequence MSMTGFGRGESHGDDISVTADIRSVNHRYLDVHVKAPGKFVSWESRIRAVARETLRRGKVDIFVNVREWGSGGATLRVNRPLLAAYMAEAESIGKEFGISTEISFGELVRIPELFVPDAEGEDDPSESRWPFAEKALRKALEMLQQSRAAEGENLRQVIREALGVLAGYVAQISALTSENKQLSASRFRERINAACGEFGTSIDPGRLHQEIALQLDRLDITEEIDRLKSHLSSLSILVEKGGEALGKRFDFLVQEVFRELTTSANKSAHPLISATAVTAKTELEKIREQIQNVE encoded by the coding sequence ATGAGCATGACCGGCTTTGGACGGGGTGAATCCCACGGCGACGACATCTCGGTCACCGCAGACATCCGGTCTGTCAATCATCGATACCTCGATGTGCACGTCAAGGCCCCCGGGAAATTCGTGTCGTGGGAATCGCGGATACGCGCCGTAGCCCGCGAGACGCTGAGGCGTGGCAAGGTCGACATCTTCGTCAACGTCCGGGAATGGGGAAGCGGTGGGGCCACCCTCCGGGTCAATCGTCCGCTCCTCGCCGCTTACATGGCCGAAGCCGAATCGATCGGAAAGGAATTCGGGATCTCGACCGAGATCTCTTTCGGTGAGCTGGTCCGCATTCCCGAGCTGTTCGTCCCCGACGCGGAGGGCGAAGACGATCCGTCCGAATCGCGATGGCCGTTCGCAGAAAAGGCGCTGCGCAAGGCACTCGAGATGCTTCAGCAGTCTCGCGCCGCCGAGGGGGAAAACCTCCGGCAGGTCATACGGGAGGCGCTGGGGGTGCTGGCCGGATATGTTGCCCAGATCTCCGCGTTGACGTCCGAAAACAAGCAGCTTTCCGCCTCGAGATTTCGTGAACGCATTAACGCCGCCTGCGGCGAGTTCGGCACGTCGATCGACCCGGGGCGTCTCCACCAGGAGATTGCGCTCCAGCTCGATCGTCTCGACATCACCGAAGAGATCGACCGGCTGAAATCGCACCTTTCCTCCCTTTCGATCCTGGTCGAAAAGGGAGGGGAGGCGCTCGGGAAACGATTCGATTTTCTGGTCCAGGAAGTATTCCGAGAGCTGACGACGTCCGCCAACAAATCGGCGCACCCGCTCATTTCGGCAACGGCCGTCACCGCGAAGACCGAGCTTGAAAAAATACGAGAACAAATCCAGAACGTGGAGTGA
- a CDS encoding HAD family hydrolase: protein MPGIVFLDRDGTLIQEQDYLSDPDRVILIPGAAEGLRLLAEQRLILCVVSNQAGIARGKITESQLEAVHDRFVSLFAEQGVTFDAIEYCPHHPEGSIDRYRQECGCRKPATGMAERILSRFSVPPSWSRWVVGDKMIDIEMGRRLGARTVLVSTGYGVEEAERCATCGILPNAYLSDIKEAASWIVAESVKK from the coding sequence ATGCCCGGCATCGTGTTCCTCGACCGGGACGGGACGCTGATCCAGGAGCAGGATTACCTGAGCGATCCCGATCGCGTGATCCTGATCCCGGGCGCGGCTGAGGGATTGCGTCTCCTGGCCGAACAGAGACTTATTCTTTGCGTCGTATCCAACCAGGCCGGGATTGCGCGTGGGAAGATCACCGAGTCTCAACTCGAGGCGGTCCACGACCGTTTCGTCTCGCTATTCGCGGAGCAGGGTGTTACCTTCGACGCGATCGAATATTGCCCTCATCACCCGGAGGGCTCGATCGATCGTTACCGGCAAGAATGCGGTTGCCGAAAACCTGCCACAGGGATGGCCGAGCGCATTCTTTCCCGCTTTTCCGTGCCCCCGTCATGGAGTCGATGGGTGGTCGGTGATAAAATGATCGACATCGAGATGGGGAGGCGGCTCGGGGCCCGAACGGTTCTCGTCTCGACGGGATACGGCGTCGAGGAAGCCGAACGGTGCGCCACTTGCGGCATCCTCCCGAATGCATATCTTTCAGACATCAAAGAGGCAGCCAGTTGGATCGTTGCGGAATCGGTAAAAAAATGA
- a CDS encoding DUF3108 domain-containing protein, translated as MNGICRLLLAVALASSLFAGAAAENGSQPPASSPDNQAEKSQPEEPKARQHDLGKTNAPGWGKGHEELYYRLTFLGVTAGYARFSIMGKTIVDGRQVWHLHVRGWTSQFLSVFYPVNNIMDYYLDVKTLAPVRIDVTKNEKKKFTDEVVLYDQDKGQISYWDKTLTKMEKKVDVTPNVHDPVTAVYYFRAKDTGNPDRSRNVYAGRKMWQIASSRNGTETIPDEFGQPVETTIIRPIIRRDGKIESKGDIKMWLTNDERHIPIRIYASIKIGTLVGQLIPPQEGG; from the coding sequence ATGAACGGTATATGCCGGCTGCTTCTCGCCGTCGCGCTGGCTTCTTCCCTCTTCGCTGGGGCGGCCGCCGAAAACGGATCGCAGCCCCCTGCGTCGTCGCCCGACAACCAGGCCGAAAAGTCGCAACCCGAAGAACCAAAGGCAAGGCAGCATGATCTCGGAAAGACCAATGCGCCAGGCTGGGGCAAGGGACACGAAGAGCTGTACTACCGCCTGACATTCCTGGGCGTGACCGCCGGATACGCGCGATTCAGCATCATGGGAAAGACGATCGTCGACGGCCGGCAGGTCTGGCATCTCCATGTCCGGGGATGGACATCGCAGTTCCTTTCCGTTTTTTATCCGGTCAACAACATCATGGATTACTACCTCGACGTGAAGACGCTCGCGCCGGTCCGCATCGACGTCACAAAAAACGAAAAGAAGAAATTCACGGACGAGGTGGTCCTGTACGACCAGGACAAGGGACAGATTTCCTACTGGGACAAGACGCTGACCAAGATGGAAAAAAAGGTCGACGTCACCCCGAACGTCCACGATCCGGTGACGGCAGTCTACTATTTCCGGGCCAAGGATACGGGCAATCCCGACCGAAGCCGCAATGTCTACGCGGGCCGCAAGATGTGGCAGATCGCGTCCAGCAGGAACGGGACCGAAACGATTCCGGACGAATTCGGCCAACCGGTCGAGACCACCATCATCAGACCGATCATCCGTCGTGACGGGAAGATCGAAAGCAAGGGCGACATCAAGATGTGGCTCACGAATGACGAACGCCATATTCCGATCCGCATCTACGCGAGCATCAAGATCGGCACTTTGGTCGGCCAATTGATTCCCCCGCAGGAGGGCGGATGA
- a CDS encoding bifunctional (p)ppGpp synthetase/guanosine-3',5'-bis(diphosphate) 3'-pyrophosphohydrolase produces the protein MLRLNDIVERLQAARPTANIELIEKAYVFTAKVHHGQLRKSGEPYLIHPINVAWLLADWNLDEETVATGLLHDTVEDTVATVPEIAELFGDSIALLVDGVTKISRVVLANAADQKAESLRKMILAMGKDIRVILVKLADRTHNMRTLQHLAPEKQMAIATETREIYLPIASRLGMSRVKVELEDLCFKVLNPDVYNDLLNKADARRRDREGHIRDVIAILERKTAELGIKATVTGRSKHLAGVYAKMQRQGIDFDHVYDFIAFRIMCKTIRECYEALGIVHSLWKPVPGRFKDYIAMPKGNLYQSLHTTVFGPNAEMMEIQIRTEEMHAIAEHGVAAHWKYKEGKQAVSKDDQRFLWLRQILELQKEMKDPRDFMNTVTAELFPEEVYVFTPRGDVKELPRAATPIDFAYAIHTEVGHHCVGAKVNGRMVPLKTPLKNGDVVEIITQPSHKPSRDWLKVAKTNRALNKIRAFVRQEQQVQSLALGRQVLERELKKYSLSISKVTKTPEFAELLQDHKMKSADEYFVSIGYGKTSLLPLLRRLVPPDQLQEKPKGSRLGALIRHVASRNPSAIVVKGVDDVFVRLANCCHPVPGEPIVGFITRGRGVTIHAGDCPKVLELDAARSVEVTWESGTKVAYPVKLRVVCSDRPGLLAELTKTITAHDVDIRRAAVMTTRDHKAICTFEVAILDADQLATLIRSIEKVKNVESVERGKG, from the coding sequence ATGCTCCGTCTTAACGACATCGTCGAGCGGCTGCAGGCGGCCCGCCCGACCGCCAACATCGAGCTCATCGAGAAGGCTTACGTCTTCACGGCGAAAGTCCACCACGGTCAGCTTCGCAAATCGGGCGAACCCTACCTGATCCACCCGATCAACGTCGCCTGGCTTCTGGCCGACTGGAACCTCGACGAGGAAACGGTCGCCACCGGCCTGCTTCACGATACGGTCGAAGACACTGTCGCCACCGTTCCCGAGATCGCCGAGCTTTTCGGCGATTCGATCGCGCTCCTCGTCGATGGCGTGACCAAGATCAGCCGGGTCGTCCTGGCTAACGCGGCCGACCAGAAAGCCGAATCCCTTCGAAAAATGATCCTTGCGATGGGCAAGGACATCCGCGTCATCCTCGTCAAGCTGGCAGACCGGACCCACAACATGCGGACGCTCCAGCACCTCGCCCCCGAAAAACAGATGGCCATCGCCACCGAGACACGCGAGATCTACCTCCCCATCGCCAGCCGGCTCGGGATGAGCCGCGTCAAGGTCGAGCTCGAGGACCTCTGCTTCAAGGTCCTCAACCCCGACGTTTATAACGACCTGTTGAACAAGGCCGATGCCCGGAGACGCGACCGCGAGGGACACATCCGCGACGTCATCGCTATCCTCGAACGGAAGACCGCCGAACTGGGGATCAAGGCGACCGTGACCGGACGCTCGAAGCATCTCGCGGGCGTATACGCCAAGATGCAACGGCAGGGGATCGATTTCGATCACGTCTACGACTTCATCGCTTTCCGGATCATGTGCAAGACGATCCGCGAATGCTACGAGGCGCTCGGGATCGTCCACAGCCTCTGGAAACCGGTGCCTGGGCGGTTCAAGGACTACATCGCGATGCCCAAGGGGAATCTCTACCAGTCGCTCCATACGACCGTCTTCGGGCCCAATGCCGAAATGATGGAGATCCAGATCCGCACGGAAGAGATGCACGCCATCGCCGAGCACGGCGTCGCGGCTCACTGGAAATACAAGGAGGGCAAGCAGGCCGTCTCCAAGGACGATCAGCGTTTTCTCTGGCTTCGGCAGATCCTCGAACTCCAGAAAGAGATGAAAGACCCCCGGGACTTCATGAACACCGTGACCGCCGAGCTGTTCCCGGAAGAGGTCTATGTGTTTACGCCACGCGGGGACGTCAAGGAGCTTCCGAGGGCCGCCACGCCGATCGATTTCGCCTACGCCATCCACACCGAGGTCGGTCATCACTGCGTCGGCGCCAAGGTCAACGGACGGATGGTTCCCCTCAAGACGCCGCTGAAGAACGGCGACGTCGTCGAGATCATCACGCAACCGTCCCACAAACCGAGCCGGGACTGGTTGAAGGTCGCCAAGACCAACCGAGCGCTCAACAAGATCAGGGCATTCGTCCGCCAGGAACAACAGGTCCAGAGCCTGGCGCTCGGCCGGCAGGTTCTCGAACGCGAGCTCAAGAAATATTCCCTCTCGATTTCGAAGGTCACCAAAACGCCCGAATTCGCCGAATTGCTCCAGGATCACAAGATGAAGAGCGCCGACGAATATTTCGTGTCGATCGGCTACGGAAAGACTTCGCTTTTGCCGCTGCTTCGTCGCCTGGTCCCGCCCGATCAGCTTCAGGAAAAGCCCAAGGGCAGTCGCCTGGGGGCTCTGATCCGGCACGTGGCCAGCAGGAATCCGAGTGCGATCGTCGTCAAGGGCGTCGACGACGTGTTCGTACGGCTAGCCAATTGTTGCCATCCGGTGCCGGGCGAACCGATCGTAGGGTTCATCACGCGTGGACGGGGCGTGACGATCCATGCCGGCGATTGCCCGAAGGTGCTCGAACTCGACGCGGCGCGTTCGGTCGAAGTGACCTGGGAATCCGGAACCAAGGTCGCCTATCCGGTGAAGCTGCGGGTCGTCTGCTCCGATCGTCCCGGCCTGCTGGCCGAGCTGACCAAAACGATCACGGCGCACGATGTCGACATCCGGCGGGCTGCCGTCATGACGACCCGGGATCACAAGGCGATCTGCACATTCGAGGTTGCGATCCTCGATGCCGATCAGTTGGCGACCTTGATCCGGTCGATCGAGAAGGTCAAGAACGTCGAGAGCGTCGAAAGGGGGAAGGGGTAG
- the lpxK gene encoding tetraacyldisaccharide 4'-kinase, with the protein MIGIANRLRRRLYSWGLIASERLPRPVISIGNLSVGGTGKTPHVRWIAGWLKGRGLRVAILSRGYGRTSHGVVWVSDGERILSTCDQSGDEPFLLASRLKGVPVLVGESRAAAGRACLEKMDVDLFLLDDGFQHLALKRDLDILLVDAGRGLGNRLTLPFGPLREPPSHARYADALVVSKCRDRRQGEETSRKVPFPLGRPVAMSGLKPCVIVKRDGSERPLDPPGKPVSAFSSLARNDQFAGTLKAAGYDVRSFTGFGDHHRFTESDIGKILASAKGLPIMTTEKDLVRLPPGLPFEVEALSVDIEWLEGWGGLATAIETILGKHP; encoded by the coding sequence GTGATCGGAATCGCGAACCGGTTGCGTCGACGGCTTTATTCCTGGGGCCTGATCGCGTCCGAACGGCTTCCGCGACCCGTGATCAGCATCGGGAACCTGTCCGTCGGCGGAACCGGGAAGACGCCGCATGTCCGGTGGATCGCCGGTTGGCTCAAGGGCCGAGGGCTTCGTGTCGCGATCTTGAGTCGGGGATACGGACGGACTTCGCATGGGGTCGTCTGGGTTTCCGACGGGGAAAGGATCCTGTCGACCTGCGATCAATCGGGGGACGAGCCATTTCTGCTGGCCTCCCGGCTGAAAGGCGTCCCGGTACTGGTCGGAGAATCCCGTGCCGCGGCGGGAAGGGCATGCCTCGAAAAAATGGACGTCGACCTCTTCCTGCTCGATGACGGATTCCAGCACCTTGCCCTGAAGCGGGATCTCGATATCCTGCTCGTCGATGCCGGCCGCGGGCTCGGGAACCGGTTGACCCTTCCTTTCGGCCCTCTTCGGGAACCCCCATCCCATGCGCGATACGCCGATGCGCTCGTCGTGTCGAAATGCCGGGATCGTCGCCAGGGCGAAGAGACCTCCCGAAAAGTCCCATTCCCTCTCGGACGCCCGGTTGCGATGTCCGGTCTCAAGCCGTGCGTGATCGTCAAACGGGACGGTTCGGAACGCCCTCTCGATCCGCCCGGGAAACCGGTTTCCGCATTTTCCTCCCTTGCGCGAAATGATCAATTTGCCGGAACATTGAAGGCGGCAGGTTACGATGTCCGCAGCTTTACGGGCTTCGGGGACCACCACCGGTTCACCGAGTCCGATATCGGGAAGATCCTCGCTTCGGCCAAAGGTCTCCCGATCATGACCACAGAGAAGGATCTCGTCCGTCTCCCGCCGGGACTCCCGTTCGAAGTCGAGGCGCTCTCCGTCGATATCGAGTGGCTGGAAGGATGGGGGGGGCTTGCAACGGCGATCGAGACCATCCTCGGAAAGCATCCATGA
- the gmk gene encoding guanylate kinase gives MGKGDVFVVSAPSGSGKTTICRRLLEEVDDLELSISYTTRRIKQGETDGRDYVFVDRNEFDNMKDSGGFLESATVYGNCYGTARKTVQSIVEKGSDALLEIDVQGGCNIKKAMPEAVMVGVFPPSWKALQDRLFGRGRDSDDEIGARIGAARQEMEVLLSYDYLVVNDDLDVAVENVSRIIHAHRLRRERAKTRIISILFEAGEETTWQE, from the coding sequence ATGGGCAAGGGTGACGTATTCGTCGTTTCGGCCCCTTCGGGCTCGGGTAAGACCACGATCTGCCGGCGGCTCCTTGAGGAAGTCGACGACCTCGAACTTTCGATCTCCTATACGACCCGTCGCATCAAGCAGGGCGAGACGGACGGTCGAGATTATGTCTTTGTCGATCGAAACGAATTTGATAATATGAAAGATTCCGGCGGATTTCTCGAATCCGCCACCGTCTACGGGAATTGCTACGGGACCGCTCGAAAGACCGTTCAGTCAATAGTCGAAAAGGGCAGCGACGCCCTGCTCGAGATTGATGTGCAGGGCGGATGCAATATCAAGAAGGCGATGCCCGAAGCCGTCATGGTCGGGGTCTTCCCGCCTTCGTGGAAGGCATTGCAGGACCGGCTCTTCGGACGCGGACGCGATAGCGACGACGAGATCGGCGCCCGGATCGGGGCCGCGCGCCAAGAGATGGAGGTCCTGCTTTCCTACGACTACCTGGTCGTGAACGACGACCTCGATGTCGCCGTCGAAAACGTCTCAAGGATCATCCATGCCCATCGGCTTCGCCGCGAGCGGGCAAAAACAAGGATCATATCGATTCTTTTCGAAGCCGGAGAGGAAACAACATGGCAAGAGTAA
- the rfaE1 gene encoding D-glycero-beta-D-manno-heptose-7-phosphate kinase produces the protein MNESSFDDRVMHYLSLLPSSRVLVIGDIMLDEYVWGSVRRISPEAPVPIVAVRDDSHVLGGAANVAVNVAGLQSTAHLIGLIGNDSSGKDVLRLLRKKGIGVSGIVTESGRPTTRKTRVIAHNQQVVRVDREKRDPPGEKAQAALLAGIASLIPSVDGVVLSDYRKGVLTRELVAEVVDLAKRHGAFVAVDPKQSDFAFYSGCTIITPNKSEAEAAMGGREINGDVEIAEAGRALLRKTHATSILITRGEEGMSLIERGRNASFHVPALARQVFDVTGAGDTVIAMLAVAMGAGVPIRDAALLANIAAGVVVGEVGTSPITIDKLRHALKQRLRDHDIDSDDKTESGRGGHS, from the coding sequence ATGAATGAAAGTTCTTTCGACGATCGCGTGATGCACTACTTGTCGCTCCTGCCTTCCAGCCGTGTGCTCGTCATCGGCGACATCATGCTCGACGAGTACGTATGGGGCTCGGTGCGGCGGATCTCTCCCGAAGCGCCGGTGCCCATCGTCGCAGTCCGGGACGATTCCCACGTCCTCGGCGGGGCCGCGAACGTGGCCGTCAACGTGGCCGGCCTCCAGTCAACGGCCCATCTGATCGGACTTATCGGCAACGACTCCTCCGGAAAGGACGTCCTCCGCCTGCTCCGGAAAAAAGGGATCGGGGTTTCGGGCATCGTGACCGAGTCCGGGCGTCCGACCACCCGAAAAACGCGCGTCATCGCCCATAACCAGCAGGTCGTTCGCGTCGATCGGGAAAAAAGGGATCCCCCCGGCGAGAAGGCGCAAGCCGCGCTTCTCGCCGGCATCGCTTCGCTCATCCCCTCGGTCGACGGAGTCGTCCTGTCCGATTATCGGAAGGGTGTGCTGACGCGGGAGCTTGTCGCCGAGGTCGTCGACCTCGCAAAACGGCACGGGGCGTTTGTCGCGGTCGACCCCAAGCAGTCCGATTTCGCATTCTACTCGGGCTGCACGATCATCACCCCCAACAAGTCAGAGGCCGAAGCTGCCATGGGTGGGCGGGAGATCAACGGCGACGTCGAAATCGCGGAAGCAGGCAGAGCGCTACTACGGAAGACGCACGCAACCTCCATCCTGATCACCCGGGGAGAAGAGGGGATGAGCCTGATCGAGCGCGGACGCAACGCGTCGTTCCACGTCCCCGCCCTTGCGCGCCAGGTCTTCGACGTCACCGGGGCGGGCGACACCGTGATCGCGATGCTCGCCGTCGCCATGGGGGCAGGGGTCCCGATTCGCGACGCCGCCTTGCTCGCCAACATAGCGGCCGGGGTCGTGGTCGGTGAAGTCGGCACTTCCCCGATTACGATCGACAAGCTGCGTCACGCCTTGAAGCAACGGCTTCGTGACCACGATATCGATTCCGACGACAAGACCGAATCGGGGCGGGGAGGACATTCTTGA
- the purN gene encoding phosphoribosylglycinamide formyltransferase, with translation MSELPAIAVLVSGSGSNLQAIIDATVRGEIPGRIGLVLSNTPDAYGLERARRHGIPTVVVEHKAFATREEFDARLVEVLKENRVELVCLAGFMRVLTGLFIRSFPHRILNIHPALLPAFPGTHAPRQALNYGARFSGCTVHFIDEGIDTGPVIAQAAVPVFDDDTEETLAARILVQEHKIYPMAIRLFLEGRLSIEGRRVRVLGCGNIQEFGFSNPEA, from the coding sequence TTGAGCGAATTGCCGGCGATCGCAGTCCTCGTCTCGGGCAGCGGGTCCAATCTCCAGGCGATCATCGATGCGACCGTCCGAGGCGAGATTCCCGGCCGCATCGGCCTGGTGCTGAGCAATACGCCCGACGCCTACGGGCTTGAACGCGCACGAAGGCATGGCATCCCGACGGTCGTCGTCGAACACAAGGCATTCGCGACCCGGGAAGAATTCGACGCGCGGCTGGTCGAGGTCCTCAAGGAAAACCGGGTCGAACTGGTCTGCCTGGCCGGATTCATGCGAGTTCTCACCGGCCTGTTCATTCGGTCATTTCCTCACCGGATCCTGAACATCCACCCCGCCCTGCTTCCCGCATTTCCCGGGACGCACGCCCCCCGTCAGGCATTGAACTACGGCGCCCGCTTCTCGGGATGCACGGTGCATTTCATCGATGAGGGGATCGACACCGGTCCTGTCATCGCACAGGCCGCCGTGCCGGTCTTCGACGACGACACGGAAGAGACCCTCGCGGCGAGAATCCTCGTTCAGGAACACAAGATCTATCCGATGGCGATCAGGCTGTTCCTTGAGGGGCGGCTTTCGATCGAGGGACGTCGGGTTCGCGTGCTCGGGTGCGGCAATATCCAGGAATTCGGCTTCTCGAACCCTGAAGCGTGA
- the rpmB gene encoding 50S ribosomal protein L28 gives MAKCSLCGKGPNFGNNVSHANNRTKKMWKPNIQRVKTITGGTVRHIKICTACIKSGKIVKSVS, from the coding sequence ATGGCAAAATGTTCTCTTTGCGGCAAGGGGCCCAATTTCGGCAACAACGTTTCCCACGCGAACAACCGCACCAAGAAGATGTGGAAGCCCAATATCCAGCGCGTGAAGACCATCACCGGGGGCACCGTGCGCCACATCAAGATCTGCACTGCCTGCATCAAATCGGGCAAGATAGTCAAGTCGGTCAGTTGA
- a CDS encoding RidA family protein, with the protein MKEIVATENAPGAIGPYSQAVKNEGVVYCSGQIPLDPATGKIVEGGIEAQTERVLKNLEAVLTAAGASFATVLKTTVYMTDLSEFPKMNAIYGKSFPASSPARATVQVAGLPMGAKVEIDAVASIGIN; encoded by the coding sequence ATGAAAGAAATCGTGGCGACCGAAAATGCACCGGGAGCGATCGGGCCGTATTCGCAGGCCGTGAAGAATGAAGGGGTTGTCTATTGCTCGGGGCAGATTCCGCTGGATCCCGCAACCGGAAAGATCGTCGAGGGAGGCATCGAAGCCCAGACCGAACGGGTGCTCAAGAATCTCGAGGCAGTTTTGACCGCGGCGGGGGCGTCGTTTGCGACCGTTCTGAAAACCACGGTCTACATGACCGACCTGTCGGAATTTCCGAAGATGAACGCGATCTACGGGAAAAGCTTCCCCGCATCGTCGCCGGCGAGGGCGACGGTGCAGGTAGCGGGACTGCCGATGGGGGCGAAAGTCGAGATCGACGCCGTGGCGTCGATCGGGATCAACTGA
- a CDS encoding lysophospholipid acyltransferase family protein, whose product MMTNDNPVGTGYRLALRFFEMIPLALRAFIFEGLMMLVWAADGKHRRIARVNLRIAFPEMDDRTASRIIRRCYVQMGTSAAEFIHLPKMDKSYVEKHFRIEGAHHFVEAKAKTGLGPLGLTGHFGNWELLSHAYAVLVEPLAFIVRPLANASLDRIVQDRREFSGSHVIRKFDSAKAVLKEIRRGVLVGILIDQNVDTMNGVLVDFFSKKAYTTFGLARLALATRTTVHSAFIFRDPERKFHHILRFGPPLPMDPEAPREEEVERLTRACNLELEKAIRMAPDQWLWFHRRWKTRPPGEPNPYEAC is encoded by the coding sequence ATGATGACGAATGACAATCCTGTAGGAACCGGTTATCGGTTGGCGCTCCGATTTTTCGAGATGATTCCGCTTGCGCTCCGGGCGTTCATCTTCGAAGGGCTGATGATGCTTGTGTGGGCCGCCGACGGAAAGCATCGGCGCATCGCGCGCGTGAATCTCCGGATCGCCTTTCCCGAGATGGACGATCGAACGGCTTCCCGCATCATCCGTCGCTGCTACGTCCAGATGGGCACATCTGCCGCGGAGTTCATCCACCTTCCGAAAATGGATAAATCTTACGTCGAGAAACATTTCCGGATCGAGGGAGCGCATCATTTCGTCGAAGCCAAGGCAAAGACCGGCCTGGGCCCGCTCGGGCTGACCGGTCATTTCGGGAACTGGGAATTGCTGTCGCATGCCTATGCCGTCCTCGTGGAGCCGCTGGCGTTCATCGTCCGCCCGCTCGCGAACGCTTCGCTCGACCGGATCGTCCAGGACCGGCGGGAATTCTCCGGCAGCCATGTCATCCGGAAATTCGATTCCGCCAAGGCCGTACTGAAAGAGATTCGACGCGGCGTACTCGTTGGCATCCTGATCGACCAGAACGTCGATACGATGAACGGCGTTCTCGTCGATTTCTTCAGCAAGAAGGCCTATACGACCTTCGGGCTGGCACGGCTTGCGCTGGCGACCCGGACGACGGTCCATTCCGCGTTCATCTTTCGGGACCCTGAGCGGAAATTCCACCACATCCTTCGTTTCGGGCCGCCGCTCCCGATGGACCCGGAAGCGCCACGAGAGGAAGAGGTCGAGCGCCTCACTCGTGCATGCAACCTGGAGCTCGAAAAGGCGATCCGGATGGCGCCCGACCAGTGGTTGTGGTTCCACCGGCGCTGGAAGACGCGTCCCCCGGGAGAGCCGAACCCGTACGAGGCTTGCTGA